From Oenococcus sicerae, the proteins below share one genomic window:
- the recN gene encoding DNA repair protein RecN, which yields MLNNLSIKDFAIIDDAQINFDSGLTVMTGETGAGKSIIIDALSLLIGERSYNSMIRKGERKAVIQGVFDYPKTDLTVFGLQQDDQLVIRREINLTGRNLISVNGVILTVKQLSEIGRQLVKISAQFDNQELLDNQLQGELVDRFSGNDLALKLADYQLKFTEYARLRSDLIKQEKDTKDRQSRLDFLQFEYKELSDLKLQPHEMDDLLEEDKRIRNFEKIYQLLKQVTGNLDDAQNATVLSLLDQAADNLKALKEIDSSYQEASETVESSYLNLQETARDLKAKLSELSFDEQEAQRVTDRISELKSAERKYHRNSDQLISYFNSIADEMKKLSDYDNHRHDERAQFELLRKELIELASKLHKIRMKTALLLEKQIHGNLNDLLLGEAIFKIHVTQTKKLAEKGFDEVDFWIQTNPGEASLPLNQIASGGEISRILLALTNVFSTVMSVPTIVFDEVDTGVSGRAAAAVARKMKAITSDRQVISISHLPQVASIADHQLQIEKTVIKGRTRTDIRQLDLPGRILSIANMLSGDKITEQAKANARELLAQKK from the coding sequence ATGTTGAATAATTTATCAATTAAAGATTTTGCGATCATTGATGATGCTCAAATTAATTTTGATAGCGGTCTGACAGTTATGACTGGTGAAACCGGCGCCGGAAAATCGATTATTATAGATGCACTCAGCTTATTGATCGGGGAGCGCTCATATAATTCAATGATCCGAAAGGGTGAACGAAAAGCCGTGATTCAAGGTGTTTTTGATTATCCCAAAACCGATTTGACAGTTTTTGGTCTGCAACAAGATGATCAGCTGGTTATCCGCCGTGAGATTAATCTGACTGGCCGTAATTTGATCTCAGTTAACGGTGTTATCTTGACGGTCAAACAATTGTCGGAAATCGGTCGCCAATTGGTTAAAATTTCCGCACAATTTGACAATCAAGAACTACTCGATAATCAATTGCAGGGCGAGTTAGTTGATAGATTTAGCGGTAATGATTTAGCGCTCAAGCTAGCTGATTATCAATTGAAATTTACTGAATATGCTCGTCTTAGATCTGATTTGATCAAACAGGAAAAGGATACTAAAGATCGGCAATCCCGCCTCGATTTTCTGCAGTTTGAATATAAGGAACTATCTGATTTAAAATTGCAGCCGCATGAAATGGATGACCTGCTCGAAGAAGATAAAAGAATTAGAAATTTTGAAAAAATCTATCAATTGCTTAAACAAGTGACTGGCAATTTGGACGATGCCCAAAACGCGACTGTTTTGTCATTACTAGATCAAGCAGCTGATAATTTGAAGGCACTTAAGGAAATTGATTCAAGCTATCAAGAAGCTTCTGAGACAGTTGAGTCTAGTTATTTGAATTTGCAGGAAACGGCACGTGACCTGAAAGCCAAGTTGTCTGAACTGAGTTTTGATGAGCAGGAAGCCCAAAGAGTCACGGATCGTATTAGCGAATTAAAATCCGCAGAAAGAAAATATCATCGTAATAGCGACCAACTGATCAGTTATTTCAACTCAATTGCAGATGAAATGAAAAAGCTTAGTGACTATGATAATCACCGTCATGATGAACGTGCTCAGTTTGAGCTTTTGCGTAAAGAATTAATTGAACTCGCCAGCAAGTTACATAAAATTCGTATGAAAACCGCCCTTTTGTTGGAAAAACAAATTCATGGTAATCTTAACGATCTGCTTTTGGGTGAGGCTATTTTTAAAATTCATGTTACCCAGACAAAAAAACTAGCTGAAAAAGGTTTTGATGAAGTCGATTTTTGGATTCAAACTAATCCCGGGGAAGCTAGTCTGCCTTTGAATCAGATTGCTTCTGGTGGTGAAATTTCACGTATTCTATTGGCTTTGACGAATGTCTTTTCAACGGTAATGTCTGTGCCGACAATTGTTTTTGATGAAGTCGATACTGGTGTCTCAGGTCGGGCAGCTGCAGCTGTTGCCAGAAAAATGAAAGCAATCACAAGCGATCGTCAAGTGATTTCTATTTCACATCTGCCACAAGTTGCTTCAATTGCTGATCACCAACTGCAGATTGAAAAAACGGTTATCAAAGGGCGTACTAGGACAGATATTCGGCAGCTTGATTTACCAGGTCGGATTTTGTCGATTGCTAATATGCTATCAGGCGATAAAATTACAGAACAAGCTAAGGCTAATGCTAGAGAATTATTAGCACAAAAAAAATAA
- a CDS encoding TlyA family RNA methyltransferase, giving the protein MTVFPIRLDQYVVEKNLFASRTQAQKAIKDGTVADEAGKIFQKVSFSVTRETAFHLTAQTSNFASRGAFKLQKGIDYFDFVLEKQTVIDIGASTGGFTDLSLRSGAAFVYAVDVGHDQLIDRLKADRRVKNIEGYNFRYAKKSDFADPQPTRAVIDVSFISLTLILPSLYPILSADGEVIALFKPQFEVGRENVGKKGIVRKTLPVLKAYEKIIQLSRQLGFTVAGFTNSPIQGGDGNHEFLIYLKKGDHNSSQVLFPKSIQDFIFKNYAK; this is encoded by the coding sequence ATGACGGTTTTTCCAATTCGTTTAGATCAGTATGTGGTCGAAAAAAATCTATTTGCCAGTCGTACACAAGCTCAAAAAGCCATTAAGGATGGCACCGTCGCTGATGAGGCAGGCAAAATTTTTCAAAAAGTCAGTTTTTCAGTTACCAGAGAGACTGCTTTTCATTTGACGGCGCAAACCAGCAATTTTGCATCGCGTGGTGCTTTTAAATTGCAAAAAGGAATTGATTATTTTGATTTTGTTTTGGAGAAACAGACTGTCATCGATATTGGCGCTTCTACTGGTGGTTTTACGGATCTGTCTTTGCGTTCGGGAGCAGCTTTTGTTTATGCGGTCGATGTTGGTCATGACCAGTTAATTGACCGTCTCAAGGCTGATCGACGTGTTAAAAATATCGAAGGCTATAATTTTCGCTATGCCAAGAAGTCTGACTTTGCTGATCCGCAGCCAACTAGAGCTGTGATTGATGTTTCTTTTATCTCTTTAACGCTGATTTTGCCATCTTTATATCCGATTTTATCGGCAGATGGTGAGGTAATTGCTTTATTTAAACCTCAATTTGAAGTTGGTCGAGAAAATGTTGGCAAAAAAGGTATCGTGCGAAAAACGTTGCCAGTTTTAAAAGCCTATGAAAAAATTATTCAGTTGAGTCGCCAGCTCGGATTTACGGTTGCTGGTTTCACTAATTCACCTATCCAAGGCGGCGATGGTAATCATGAATTCCTTATTTATTTAAAGAAAGGCGATCACAATAGTAGTCAAGTTTTGTTTCCTAAATCAATTCAGGATTTTATTTTCAAGAATTATGCTAAGTAA
- a CDS encoding polyprenyl synthetase family protein — protein MKFKEFSQRYLPQINHNLAEYFADRDDDIFKIMVYSLNSAGKRLRPLLTLASFASSGKVIDSSIIDAATAVEFVHAYSLVHDDLPEMDNDEKRRGQASTWKEFGVGNAVLAGDGLLTEAFKKLSDLQLPEAVRLKLIYSLALAAGPDNMIRGQQYDLFSQEKVESVEDLEFVHLMKTGALMTYAATAGGVLAGLSNEKIRALNVYGANLGIAFQIKDDLTDITQDEKEHKKSFPSLVGTKKSQENLNEHLKLAADALKQVPDFQSSLLLDLLDQV, from the coding sequence ATGAAATTTAAAGAATTTTCTCAGCGTTACTTGCCGCAAATTAATCATAATTTAGCTGAATATTTCGCTGATCGTGATGATGATATTTTCAAAATTATGGTTTATTCACTGAACTCTGCTGGAAAACGTCTGCGTCCTTTATTGACATTAGCAAGCTTTGCTAGTTCTGGCAAAGTGATCGACAGCAGTATTATCGATGCGGCAACGGCAGTTGAATTTGTGCATGCTTATTCTTTGGTTCATGACGACTTGCCGGAAATGGATAATGATGAGAAACGTCGTGGCCAAGCCAGCACTTGGAAGGAATTTGGCGTTGGCAATGCTGTTTTAGCTGGGGATGGTCTTTTGACTGAAGCTTTTAAAAAACTGTCTGATTTACAGTTGCCTGAAGCTGTTCGTTTAAAACTGATTTACAGTCTTGCCTTGGCTGCTGGTCCAGATAATATGATTCGTGGTCAGCAGTATGATCTGTTTTCCCAAGAAAAGGTTGAATCAGTTGAGGATTTGGAATTTGTTCATTTAATGAAAACAGGAGCTTTAATGACTTATGCAGCAACGGCTGGTGGCGTTTTAGCGGGTCTTTCAAATGAAAAAATCCGTGCGCTGAATGTCTATGGCGCTAATTTGGGGATCGCTTTTCAGATAAAAGATGATCTGACCGATATTACTCAAGATGAAAAAGAACATAAAAAAAGTTTTCCAAGTTTAGTTGGCACAAAAAAGAGCCAGGAGAATTTGAATGAGCACCTAAAATTGGCTGCCGATGCTTTAAAACAAGTTCCTGATTTCCAAAGTTCGCTATTGCTTGATTTGCTGGATCAAGTATGA
- the xseB gene encoding exodeoxyribonuclease VII small subunit — MSEKFDFEKNMKELKQIVANLENGDLPIDQALNNFENGVKISSALKKYLDDAQKTIDSNLSQLNLDSQRKADQDEI, encoded by the coding sequence ATGTCGGAAAAATTTGATTTTGAAAAAAATATGAAAGAGTTGAAACAAATCGTTGCAAATTTAGAAAATGGCGATTTGCCAATTGACCAAGCATTAAATAATTTTGAAAATGGTGTGAAAATTTCGTCAGCCTTAAAAAAATATCTTGATGATGCGCAGAAAACGATTGATAGCAACCTAAGCCAATTAAATCTTGACTCGCAAAGAAAGGCAGATCAAGATGAAATTTAA
- the xseA gene encoding exodeoxyribonuclease VII large subunit → MMTDQAVEFLTVGALNRYLSAKFSRDPYLKQISITGEVFGYKLSNGSAYFDLRDDDDASIRAYVSPSVLRGFSFDFKSGDKVNLTASVRLYEKRAYASIFVFSMQPAGLGELYLKLAEIKNKLTKEGLFSKPVKPLNYFPKKVAVITSKTGAVIHDIRSTIGHRNPKLQIELFQSIVQGDKAVDDLMAAMMKADQSDADAIIIARGGGSMLDLWPFNDEKLVRLVASLSKPVISSIGHETDTTLTDLAADYRVETPTAAGNKVTPAISDYYHILDQMIYRFSDDIQRSLKKNLDQFEYLANSPALKSFNQVFVNHDQKLQNLNLQLVNLFTSRFQKTGQQFINLTGKLDALSPLKVLDRGFSLTYKDHKLIKNAAELKPNDQVKITFAQGSALAEIKELHDVGKI, encoded by the coding sequence ATGATGACTGATCAGGCAGTGGAATTTTTAACAGTTGGCGCACTAAACCGCTATTTGTCAGCTAAGTTTTCTCGTGATCCTTATCTTAAGCAAATTTCGATTACAGGCGAAGTTTTTGGTTATAAGCTTTCTAACGGATCTGCTTATTTTGATCTGCGTGATGATGATGATGCTTCTATTCGTGCTTATGTGTCACCCAGTGTGTTGCGGGGGTTTTCCTTTGATTTTAAGTCTGGTGACAAGGTTAATTTAACGGCCAGCGTCCGCCTCTATGAAAAACGTGCTTACGCGTCTATCTTTGTTTTTTCGATGCAGCCAGCTGGTTTAGGAGAGCTTTACCTCAAACTGGCTGAAATCAAAAATAAGCTGACCAAAGAAGGTCTCTTTAGCAAGCCGGTTAAGCCTTTAAATTATTTTCCAAAAAAAGTGGCTGTGATCACTTCAAAAACTGGTGCGGTTATTCATGACATTCGTTCAACTATCGGCCATCGCAACCCGAAGCTTCAAATTGAACTGTTTCAGTCGATTGTGCAAGGGGACAAGGCAGTTGATGACCTGATGGCGGCGATGATGAAGGCTGATCAATCTGATGCTGACGCGATTATTATTGCGCGTGGTGGTGGTTCGATGCTAGATTTATGGCCTTTTAACGATGAAAAACTGGTCCGTTTAGTAGCTAGTTTATCAAAACCTGTGATCAGTTCTATCGGCCACGAGACGGATACGACATTGACCGATCTGGCAGCCGATTATCGTGTAGAGACACCGACTGCTGCCGGTAACAAAGTAACACCAGCAATTTCAGATTATTATCATATTTTGGATCAAATGATCTACCGTTTTTCAGATGATATTCAACGGTCATTGAAAAAAAATCTTGATCAGTTTGAATATCTAGCGAATTCGCCAGCGCTAAAGTCCTTTAACCAAGTCTTTGTGAATCATGATCAGAAATTACAGAATCTAAATTTACAGTTAGTCAATTTATTTACTAGCCGTTTTCAAAAAACAGGTCAGCAATTTATCAATTTGACCGGCAAATTAGATGCATTAAGTCCGCTGAAAGTACTGGATCGTGGTTTTTCCTTGACCTACAAGGATCATAAATTGATCAAGAATGCTGCCGAACTAAAACCCAACGATCAAGTTAAAATAACTTTTGCGCAAGGCTCGGCCTTGGCGGAAATCAAGGAGCTGCACGATGTCGGAAAAATTTGA
- the nusB gene encoding transcription antitermination factor NusB, translating into MNLTRQQVRELSFQALFALEVDSEQDQALLKKTLFEQNAIDDYFNQLVAGVLAIHKDLEAQYLPFLKADWPIDRISKTANVALQIGIFELKNRIDIPKKVALDQATELAKNFGDESDGKFVNGILAHFVS; encoded by the coding sequence TTGAATTTAACCCGTCAACAAGTTAGAGAATTGAGTTTTCAAGCATTATTTGCTTTAGAAGTTGATTCGGAACAAGACCAAGCCTTATTAAAAAAGACTTTGTTTGAGCAGAACGCAATTGATGACTATTTTAATCAGCTAGTCGCAGGCGTTTTAGCTATACATAAAGATTTGGAAGCACAGTATCTGCCTTTTTTGAAAGCTGATTGGCCGATTGATCGTATTTCCAAAACAGCTAATGTGGCTTTACAGATTGGGATTTTTGAATTGAAAAATCGGATCGATATTCCAAAAAAAGTGGCATTAGATCAAGCAACCGAACTCGCTAAAAATTTTGGTGATGAAAGTGATGGCAAGTTTGTCAACGGCATTTTGGCACATTTCGTTTCGTAA
- a CDS encoding Asp23/Gls24 family envelope stress response protein has protein sequence MDKAQGSKYFILGGSKLDGETKISSSTLETIASIAAKEIDGVIGLQAQAQERFSGFFFTKKFKQTKGVVVKQDEDGNLSFTVYAIFAYGVNIPKTALAIQNAVKTAISAATDLLVADVDVVVSSLIHDKSAKPEIDPNNLFENKVETVKTPTATKKTTVVKKPTARTTVKKTIAKKTSVKDN, from the coding sequence ATGGACAAAGCTCAAGGGTCAAAGTATTTCATTTTAGGCGGTAGTAAATTAGATGGTGAAACTAAAATTTCTTCATCAACTTTAGAGACGATTGCCTCAATTGCTGCCAAAGAGATTGATGGTGTTATTGGCCTGCAAGCACAAGCCCAGGAACGTTTTTCTGGATTTTTCTTTACAAAAAAATTCAAACAGACTAAAGGTGTTGTTGTGAAACAGGATGAAGATGGCAATCTAAGCTTTACTGTTTATGCGATATTTGCTTATGGTGTTAATATCCCGAAAACAGCTTTAGCTATTCAGAATGCTGTTAAAACAGCTATCTCAGCTGCAACTGATTTGTTAGTTGCTGATGTTGACGTTGTCGTTTCCAGCTTGATACATGATAAAAGTGCTAAACCTGAAATTGATCCGAATAATTTGTTTGAAAACAAAGTAGAAACAGTTAAAACACCAACAGCAACTAAGAAAACAACAGTTGTAAAAAAGCCGACAGCACGTACAACTGTTAAAAAAACGATTGCGAAAAAAACTTCAGTAAAAGATAATTAA
- the efp gene encoding elongation factor P, translating to MAIDTSDFKNGLTIEYNSAIWRILSFQHVKPGKGGAFVRSKLKNLRSGAVNEVTFRAGERMEIADITTRPMQFLYASGDSYVFMDTETYDQVDIPGDKITDSLKFLLENMLVKVTSYKDEILDVELPVTVELKVTETQPSIKGATVNGGGKPATMETGLVITVPDFINVDDKLVVNTADGGSYKERA from the coding sequence ATGGCGATTGATACATCAGATTTTAAAAACGGTTTGACCATTGAATATAACAGCGCGATTTGGCGCATTTTGTCCTTCCAGCATGTTAAGCCCGGAAAAGGTGGTGCTTTTGTTCGATCTAAGTTGAAGAATCTGCGTAGCGGCGCTGTCAATGAAGTAACTTTCCGTGCTGGTGAGAGAATGGAAATTGCTGATATCACGACTCGTCCAATGCAATTCTTATATGCGAGCGGTGACAGCTATGTTTTCATGGATACCGAGACCTATGATCAAGTTGATATTCCTGGCGACAAGATCACTGATTCATTAAAGTTCTTGCTGGAAAACATGCTAGTTAAAGTGACTTCATATAAAGATGAAATTTTGGACGTTGAATTGCCAGTCACAGTCGAACTGAAGGTGACCGAGACGCAGCCTTCAATTAAGGGCGCCACGGTCAATGGTGGTGGTAAGCCAGCTACAATGGAAACAGGTTTGGTTATTACAGTTCCTGATTTCATTAATGTTGATGATAAGCTGGTTGTGAATACAGCTGATGGCGGGTCTTACAAGGAGCGTGCCTGA
- a CDS encoding LOG family protein, whose protein sequence is MEKNERIRSVSVFMGAEFGNETIFSKKAAELGQYLAAHHYRLVYGGGKDGLMGIVASTVMTNGGEVLGITPTNLAEASIKANQVTELVQVPDMNTRKQLLIDESDAFIALPGGFGTLEEISQTISWAKIDLHEKPLALFDIDGFYDTLWDWLEEAVEKAFVPATDMKYVYRGRSIADIFKYFASFKFPSEFQNPENFV, encoded by the coding sequence ATGGAAAAGAATGAACGAATTAGGTCGGTCAGTGTTTTTATGGGTGCTGAATTCGGAAATGAGACAATTTTTTCCAAAAAAGCCGCGGAACTTGGGCAATATTTAGCGGCCCATCACTATCGTTTGGTCTATGGTGGCGGCAAAGATGGCCTAATGGGGATCGTTGCCTCAACTGTGATGACTAATGGTGGTGAGGTCCTAGGAATCACGCCGACCAACTTAGCCGAAGCTTCAATCAAGGCAAATCAGGTCACAGAACTAGTTCAAGTTCCAGATATGAATACGAGAAAACAGCTTTTGATTGATGAGTCGGATGCTTTTATTGCACTGCCAGGCGGCTTTGGTACACTAGAAGAAATTTCTCAGACGATTAGTTGGGCCAAAATTGATTTGCACGAAAAGCCCTTAGCTCTTTTTGACATTGATGGTTTTTACGATACTCTGTGGGATTGGCTGGAAGAAGCGGTTGAGAAAGCCTTTGTACCGGCAACCGACATGAAGTATGTTTATCGTGGCCGATCCATTGCGGATATTTTTAAATATTTCGCTAGCTTTAAATTTCCATCCGAATTCCAAAATCCTGAAAATTTTGTCTAA
- the rnjA gene encoding ribonuclease J1, which yields MSENDQSVNTFTHEVKLENNEVGIMALGGLGEIGKNTYAVQYQDEIVVIDAGIKFPEDDLLGVDYVIPDYTYLVQNIEKVKALVITHGHEDHIGAISYFLRAVNVPVYAPPFALALIKGKLEEHNMLKKTELHEFKPDDFFDFGKMQVEFFQTTHSIPDTVGVAVHTPVGTVVETGDFKFDLTPVTQQYPDLQKMAKIGRDGVLLLMSDSTNAERPEFTKSEAWVQKSVERIFGRITKGRIIFATFASNLSRVKMAMDAAIKHGRKIAVFGRSMETAVANGRELGYLNIPDEYLLEPSDLKNTPADETLILSTGSQGEPMAALARIANGTHKQIKLQPNDTVVFSSNPIPGNTASVNKVINELEEGGANVIYGPLNNIHTSGHGGQEEQKIMLELMKPKFFMPIHGEYRMLKIHSGLAQSTGVPSDHIFIMENGDVLALDGEHAHPAGHFTAEAIYVDGGGIGDIGSAVLHERQKLSQDGLVIVTATINMQTKEILSGPDLLSRGFVYMRESGDLINDGRRIAFGTIRKAMMTANADEGSIRQAVIDELSHYLYRKTARKPIVIPVLIQVK from the coding sequence ATGTCAGAAAATGATCAAAGCGTAAATACCTTTACGCACGAAGTTAAACTTGAAAATAACGAAGTTGGTATCATGGCACTCGGCGGTCTTGGTGAAATTGGAAAGAATACCTATGCCGTGCAGTATCAAGATGAAATCGTTGTCATTGATGCTGGAATTAAATTTCCGGAAGATGACTTGTTAGGTGTCGATTACGTCATACCGGACTATACCTATTTGGTACAGAATATTGAAAAAGTGAAAGCACTCGTTATTACTCATGGACATGAAGATCATATCGGTGCGATTTCTTATTTTTTGCGTGCAGTCAATGTTCCTGTCTATGCACCACCATTTGCATTGGCCTTAATTAAAGGCAAACTCGAAGAACATAACATGCTGAAAAAGACTGAACTGCATGAGTTCAAGCCAGATGATTTCTTCGATTTTGGCAAAATGCAGGTTGAGTTCTTCCAAACAACTCACTCGATTCCCGATACAGTCGGTGTTGCAGTTCATACGCCTGTTGGTACAGTCGTTGAAACTGGCGATTTTAAATTCGATCTGACCCCAGTAACGCAACAATATCCTGACCTGCAGAAAATGGCTAAAATTGGCCGTGATGGCGTTCTCCTGCTTATGTCGGATTCAACTAATGCTGAACGGCCAGAATTTACGAAATCTGAAGCCTGGGTTCAAAAATCTGTTGAAAGAATTTTCGGCCGCATAACAAAAGGACGTATTATTTTTGCCACTTTCGCTTCCAATTTGAGCCGTGTCAAAATGGCTATGGATGCTGCCATCAAACACGGTAGAAAAATTGCCGTGTTTGGACGGTCAATGGAAACAGCCGTGGCCAATGGTCGTGAACTTGGTTACTTAAACATTCCCGATGAGTATCTACTGGAACCTAGCGACTTAAAAAACACACCAGCCGATGAGACCTTGATTCTTTCAACTGGATCTCAGGGCGAGCCCATGGCTGCTTTAGCAAGGATTGCAAATGGTACACATAAACAGATTAAATTGCAGCCGAATGATACAGTTGTCTTTTCTTCTAATCCGATTCCCGGCAACACAGCTTCAGTTAACAAAGTCATTAATGAACTAGAAGAAGGTGGTGCCAACGTTATTTATGGCCCTCTGAATAATATTCACACTTCCGGTCATGGTGGCCAAGAAGAACAAAAAATCATGCTGGAGTTAATGAAGCCCAAGTTCTTTATGCCGATTCATGGTGAATATCGCATGTTAAAAATTCACAGTGGACTAGCTCAATCAACCGGTGTTCCTAGCGACCATATTTTCATCATGGAAAATGGGGATGTTTTGGCCTTGGATGGCGAACACGCTCATCCAGCTGGCCACTTCACCGCTGAGGCTATTTATGTTGATGGCGGCGGCATCGGTGATATCGGAAGTGCTGTCCTTCATGAACGGCAGAAGCTTTCACAGGACGGCTTGGTCATCGTTACAGCTACAATTAACATGCAGACTAAAGAGATTCTTTCTGGTCCAGATCTGCTCAGCCGCGGATTCGTTTATATGCGTGAGTCTGGTGATCTCATTAACGATGGCCGCCGCATTGCTTTTGGCACAATCAGAAAAGCGATGATGACAGCAAATGCTGATGAAGGCTCAATCAGACAAGCGGTGATTGATGAATTAAGTCATTATCTTTACAGGAAGACTGCACGTAAGCCAATCGTGATTCCTGTATTAATTCAAGTTAAATGA
- a CDS encoding ADP-ribosylglycohydrolase family protein: protein MTKRLSTIGRLLYGIAIGDALGNLSKRNTAAALKASNDLDDSDFDFVWTPTTGLTLAIVRAISLGYSRVNVMHNFAEWWRNGQFSMTNSLQTDRFETEIQSIINFELTRDLDSIGATEPAQNDENVLIRVMPIAFYETARIGSSFINDEKSMGSIHDIVSLTNDYPSAMMSAGMVSFLISQIIARESVHQSLENAIAITYEYYSRRSIFQPDLINFAPMNMPDLPDLQADQLVHDGSATHTLENACWVLFSTENLNDAIKLAVKTFSKQRQTILAFICAIYALSDRSSLDERWIEQIDKKAETNLILRIANRSNRFHVRTD from the coding sequence ATGACTAAAAGACTCTCAACAATCGGAAGATTACTTTATGGCATTGCGATTGGTGATGCTTTAGGGAATTTAAGCAAACGCAATACAGCCGCTGCTTTAAAAGCATCTAATGATCTTGATGATAGCGACTTTGATTTTGTGTGGACACCAACGACTGGTTTGACTTTGGCCATTGTCCGTGCAATCTCTTTAGGCTATTCACGAGTTAATGTGATGCATAACTTTGCTGAATGGTGGCGCAATGGGCAGTTCTCTATGACGAATTCGCTGCAAACGGATCGTTTTGAAACGGAAATTCAGTCAATCATTAATTTTGAATTAACACGCGATTTAGATTCGATCGGTGCCACTGAGCCAGCTCAAAACGATGAAAATGTTTTGATTCGAGTCATGCCGATTGCTTTTTATGAAACAGCTAGGATCGGTTCGAGCTTTATTAATGATGAGAAATCGATGGGGTCGATTCACGATATCGTCTCCTTAACGAATGATTATCCTTCGGCCATGATGTCTGCCGGTATGGTATCTTTTTTGATTTCTCAGATCATTGCTCGAGAATCTGTCCATCAATCTCTTGAGAATGCTATCGCCATTACTTACGAGTATTATTCTCGACGATCTATTTTCCAACCAGATCTGATTAATTTCGCACCGATGAATATGCCTGATTTACCTGATTTACAGGCCGATCAATTGGTACATGATGGAAGTGCTACCCATACCTTAGAAAATGCTTGTTGGGTTCTTTTTTCGACTGAAAACCTAAATGATGCGATTAAGTTAGCGGTGAAAACATTTTCCAAGCAACGACAAACAATTTTAGCCTTTATTTGTGCTATTTATGCGCTATCCGATCGCAGTAGTCTTGATGAGAGATGGATTGAACAAATTGATAAAAAAGCGGAAACGAATTTAATTCTCAGAATCGCTAATCGCTCAAATCGTTTTCATGTTCGCACAGATTAA